One part of the Vitis riparia cultivar Riparia Gloire de Montpellier isolate 1030 chromosome 6, EGFV_Vit.rip_1.0, whole genome shotgun sequence genome encodes these proteins:
- the LOC117917110 gene encoding uncharacterized protein LOC117917110 — translation MALSHRKKAVSKRATTANSPPGDDKVERGKCNIANLGIVDGATPSRYACETRTQQPGRPKPPATTTRGVHHDPTVTPIPQNVLSHRDPLVTPMVQNVPPHQAVRTIGKNPPNEPPIGSISKRLDDMLSTPFCSHIIHYEPPRGFLVPKFSTYDGCSDPFDHIMHYRQLMTLDIGNDPLLCKVFLASLQGQALSWFHRLPPNSVDNFRDLSEAFVGQYLCSARHKQNISTLQNIKMKDNESLREFVKRFGQAVLQVEACSMDAVLQIFKRNICPDTPFFESLAKKPPMTMGDLFRRANKYSMLEDDVRAATQQVLVAGQPSKGNIEGSAKLLDRPRPSDRRQEGLSRPEMPPLTPLSITYEKLLSMIQSMFDFRWPRPLGSDLSRRDHSKKCASHKEHDHTTETCRSLQYLVERLIKAGHLRQYLRSDARDRDAARGHDSGTPAIPAAPKAVINYINGGPSDEEINSKRKRQKLLREAMTPHGYYVRTATPLILSLGIDKFNVRRILVDPGSSADLVQAAVISHMVGHNLVGLENPGRILSGFNGASTISLGDIVLPVQAGPVTLNVLFSVVQDLLPFNIILGRTWLHCMKAIPSTYHQMVSFLTEDEQINLYGSQLAARQ, via the exons ATGGCGCTAAGCCATCGAAAGAAGGCAGTTAGCAAGCGAGCGACAACTGCAAACTCTCCTCCAGGAGACGACAAGGTTGAGAGAGGAAAATGCAATATTGCGAATCTAGGCATCGTCGACGGGGCCACCCCGTC GCGCTATGCGTGCGAGACTAGGACCCAGCAGCCTGGCAGGCCCAAGCCACCAGCAACCACCACAAGGGGAGTGCACCATGACCCTACGGTCACCCCCATACCACAGAACGTTCTCTCGCACCGTGACCCCTTGGTCACCCCCATGGTGCAGAACGTTCCACCGCACCAAGCGGTACGGACCATTGGGAAAAATCCCCCGAACGAGCCACCCATCGGCTCCATTAGCAAAAggctggatgacatgctctccacgcctttctgCTCTCATATCATCCATTATGAGCCCCCAAGGGGGTTCCTCGTACCAAAGTTCTCCACGTACGATGGGTGCAGTGACCCcttcgaccatatcatgcattatcgGCAGCTCATGACCCTCGATATAGGTAACGATCCGCTGCTGTGCAAGGTATTCCTTGCCAGTCTACAAGGACAGGCCCTCTCATGGTTCCATCGCCTACCTCCTAACTCGGTGGACAATTTCAGAGACCTTTCAGAAGCTTTCGTGGGACAATACCTATGTTCCGCTCGGCATAAACAAAACATCAGCACCttgcaaaatataaaaatgaaggataatGAATCCTTGAGGGAATTCGTGAAACGATTTGGCCAAGCTGTCCTACAAGTGGAAGCTTGCAGCATGGACGCTGTCCTACAGATCTTCAAGCGAAACATCTGTCCAGACACTCCATTTTTTGAATCACTAGCTAAGAAACCTCCCATGACGATGGGCGATTTGTTTCGACGTGCGAACAAATACTCCATGCTGGAGGATGACGTACGGGCAGCCACCCAACAAGTATTGGTTGCCGGACAGCCGTCCAAAGGGAATATAGAAGGAAGCGCTAAACTTCTAGACAGGCCAAGGCCATCCGATCGAAGGCAAGAAGGGCTAAGCCGCCCGGAGATGCCACCTCTCACACCACTCTCCATAACTTATGAGAAGCTTCTCTCTATGATCCAAAGCATGTTTGATTTCAGGTGGCCCAGACCCCTCGGGTCGGATCTATCCAGAAGAGATCATAGCAAAAAATGCGCTTCCCACAAGGAGCATGACCACACAACGGAAACGTGCAGAAGCCTCCAATATTTGGTGGAAAGGCTTATAAAGGCGGGACATTTAAGGCAATACCTCCGCTCAGATGCCAGAGATAGAGACGCCGCCCGGGGCCACGACTCTGGAACCCCCGCGATTCCAGCCGCCCCCAAAGCCGTCATAAACTACATTAATGGAGGTCCGTCGGATGAAGAGATAAATTCCAAACGAAAGAGGCAAAAATTATTACGAGAGGCAATG ACCCCACATGGATATTACGTCCGCACCGCGACGCCCCTCATTCTATCCTTAGGGATAGACAAATTCAATGTAAGACGCATCTTAGTTGACCCAGGCAGCTCAGCTGATTTGGTACAAGCAGCAGTCATAAGCCACATGGTGGGGCACAATTTAGTCGGTCTCGAAAACCCTGGGAGAATCCTGTCCGGATTCAACGGGGCATCAACCATTTCCTTAGGAGATATTGTGCTACCAGTTCAAGCTGGCCCAGTCACTCTCAACGTCCTATTTTCAGTGGTACAAGATTTGTTACCCTTCAATATTATCTTGGGGCGCACATGGCTGCACTGCATGAAAGCCATCCCCTCCACATATCATCAGATGGTAAGCTTTCTTACTGAGGATGAGCAAATCAACCTGTACGGCAGCCAACTAGCTGCTCGCCAATGA